A genomic segment from Colletotrichum higginsianum IMI 349063 chromosome 5, whole genome shotgun sequence encodes:
- a CDS encoding Glucosidase II beta subunit-like protein, whose product MRRINLVLLATTAQLCGARHPGFSIHDDLVAYPQYEIVFSDSFILEHDAQALLDRASPHSTYSAEFSASSDISQNVREAADGDDGDSDSADVFEKYEIMNMNPSKYLCSIPVLEPQTPENHTATELAKQEEARELAKASAHGWELLDELDGNCLYFMSGWWSYSFCYNREVTQFHALPTVPNGQPPVRDPHTAKYVLGQVPQSPSQRRQAQNNDGEQHQEAAHQSWEPPANTDLQVKGDQRYLVQRMEGGTLCDLTGRDRTIEVQYHCVPGIKGDRIGWIKEVTTCAYLMVVNTPRLCDDVAFLPPRVTRANPISCQLILPSDDVDAQTEWHRQKTLEAEEAMTEKKTDVATGSGGKEGEQSGQLKHSHKGANGRDGAQKGVNVGGVIVGARNVLADGDEEGKPPTKLAPPRSYLPGRGHGPLVEIIASAKSKAEGGATEVLDESELKKLDLSPELVEEMRAELERIAGDKGWKLEVVEQPGDPREIRGIVDHGSEGELGEDVAKGKRKKKAAAVEGRAQQQDEDQEQEQEGSEEHFFHEEL is encoded by the exons ATGCGCCGTATCAACCTAGTCTTGCTGGCGACAACCGCCCAGCTGTGCGGGGCCCGTCATCCCGGCTTCAGTATCCACGACGACCTCGTAGCTTATCCCCAG TACGAGATTGTCTTTTCGGATTCATTCATTTTAGAACACGATGCGCAGGCACTGCTGGACCGCGCGAGCCCGCATTCGACGTACTCTGCGGAgttctcggcctcttccgACATCTCGCAGAACGTCCGAGAggctgccgacggcgacgacggtgacaGCGACTCGGCAGACGTCTTTGAGAAGTACGAAATCATGAACATGAACCCCTCGAAATACCTCTGCTCGATTCCTGTCCTGGAGCCGCAGACGCCCGAGAACCACACGGCGACGGAGCTCGCgaagcaggaggaggcgcgGGAGCTGGCCAAGGCGTCGGCGCACGGCTGggagctgctcgacgagctggatGGCAACTGCCTGTACTTCATGTCCGGGTGGTGGAGCTACAGCTTCTGCTACAACCGCGAGGTCACCCAGTTCCACGCCCTCCCGACGGTGCCCAACGGGCAGCCGCCGGTCCGCGACCCCCACACGGCCAAGTACGTGCTCGGCCAGGTGCCACAGTCGCCCAgccagcggcggcaggcACAGAACAACGACGGGGAGCAGCATCAGGAGGCTGCCCACCAGTCCTGGGAACCGCCGGCGAACACGGATCTGCAGGTCAAGGGCGACCAACGTTACCTCGTCCagaggatggaggggggcACTCTCTGCGACCTGACGGGCCGCGACCGGACGATCGAGGTGCAGTACCACTGCGTGCCGGGTATCAAGGGGGACCGCATCGGCTGGATCAAGGAGGTCACCACATGCGCGTACCTTATGGTCGTCAATACCCCGCGCCTTTGCGACGATGTGGCCTTCCTCCCGCCGCGGGTCACGAGAGCAAACCCCATCAGCTGTCAGCTCATCCTCCCGTCGGACGACGTTGACGCGCAGACCGAGTGGCACCGTCAAAAGACGTTGGAGGCtgaggaggcgatgacggagaagaagacagaCGTCGCcaccggctccggcggcaAAGAGGGGGAGCAGTCAGGGCAGCTGAAGCACAGCCATAAGGGCGCCAACGGCCGGGACGGGGCGCAGAAGGGCGTCAACGTTGGCGGGGTCATTGTCGGGGCGCGCAACGTGCTcgcagacggcgacgaggagggcaagcCACCGACCAAgctcgcgccgccgcgcagCTACCTCCCGGGACGCGGGCACGGCCCATTGGTGGAGATCATCGCCAGCGCCAAGAGCAAGGCGGAGGGGGGCGCGACGGAGGTGCTCGACGAGAGCgagctgaagaagctggaCCTGAGCCCCGAGCTCGTGGAGGAAATGCGGGCGGAGCTGGAGCGCATCGCGGGCGACAAGGGCTGGAAGCTCGAGGTGGTGGAGCAGCCGGGCGACCCGAGGGAGATCCGGGGCATCGTCGACCACGGCTCCGAAGGGGAGCTTGGCGAGGATGTCGCcaaggggaagaggaagaagaaggcggcggccgtggagGGAAGGGCacagcagcaggacgaggaccagGAACAAGAGCAGGAGGGTAGCGAGGAGCACTTTTTCCATGAGGAGCTCTGA